The Wolbachia endosymbiont of Spodoptera picta genome segment AATTGCTGTAAAGGGTAATAATGTTCCTGGGTTTAAAAACTCTTATGTTTTTGTGAGAGATGCAGTTAAAAAGCCTTTACATAAAGATGTTCCTTTTCCAGTAGGTCTGCTGTTGAATATGAGTGATGATGCTAATAATTTGGTGAGTTAGTTATGGAATGTGAATTAGTTGATCTATCTAATAATAATGTAGGTAGTGTTGAGCTTAATCCCTTGATATTTTCTGCCAAGCAAAAATTGAGTATTTTGCATGATATAGTGAGATGGCAATTAGCAAAGAGAAGAGTTGGTGCTCATAAAACAAAGGGTATCAGTGATGTTTCTGGTACAACAGCTAAGCCTTATGGTCAAAAACGTACCGGTAGGGCGAGACAGGGGAGCTTGCGATCTCCTCAATTTAGAGGTGGTGGAATTATTTTTGGTCCTGTTGTGAGGAGTCATGCTTATTCTCTTAATAAAAAAGTACGTAAATTTGGTTTAAAAATTGCTTTATCTCTAAAATATTTAAATAATCAAGTTATTGTTCTTGATAGTTTAAATGTTGATGTGAAGAAAACATCTAAAATGTGTGAATATATTAAAAATTTTAAATTTTCTTCTTTTTTAATAGTTGGTGATTATGGAGATGATTTGTTACGTGC includes the following:
- the rplD gene encoding 50S ribosomal protein L4; translation: MECELVDLSNNNVGSVELNPLIFSAKQKLSILHDIVRWQLAKRRVGAHKTKGISDVSGTTAKPYGQKRTGRARQGSLRSPQFRGGGIIFGPVVRSHAYSLNKKVRKFGLKIALSLKYLNNQVIVLDSLNVDVKKTSKMCEYIKNFKFSSFLIVGDYGDDLLRAAKNLHYVDLIKPIGLNVFDILNHECVMLTKDTLKHLEGRLL